Proteins encoded within one genomic window of Rossellomorea vietnamensis:
- a CDS encoding sigma-54 interaction domain-containing protein: MSSLLKKVSVDMIEIILENAFEWLVVVDDKGIIIYINDNYCRFLEVERDKAIGSHVTNVIENTRMHIVAESGKEEVADLQYIKGNYMIANRIPILVDGKVIGAFGSVIFRDTSEWMQMSSHVKNMMSKIQSYIQDINTGVKYSLNDIIGESPGMNELKDKAQMIAPSDISILIRGESGTGKELFAHSIHQLSERSGQPFIKVNCAAIPEQLLESELFGYEEGAFTGAKKGGKKGKFQLAHKGTLFLDEIGDMPLNMQAKLLRVLQEGEVEAVGSTRVQNVDVRIIAATNRPLEKMMEEKRFRSDLYYRINVIPFQIPPLRERKDDIETLASFFLEKSTKSSGKRIKDFDQEVLRIFLSYSWPGNLRELENVIHASTYLTNGSTISLQSLPTYMKTGNIYGVGSKTLKEILEETEKSVLTQSLQAQPDKRKAAKSLGISKSSMYEKLNKYGLL; encoded by the coding sequence ATGAGCAGCTTATTAAAAAAGGTGTCCGTCGACATGATTGAAATCATTCTTGAAAACGCTTTCGAATGGTTGGTCGTCGTCGATGACAAAGGGATCATCATCTATATAAACGACAATTACTGTCGCTTTCTTGAGGTTGAACGGGATAAAGCGATAGGATCACACGTAACAAACGTGATTGAAAACACGAGGATGCATATAGTGGCGGAGAGCGGGAAAGAAGAGGTGGCAGATCTTCAATATATTAAAGGAAATTACATGATCGCCAACCGAATCCCGATTCTGGTGGACGGGAAGGTGATCGGAGCATTCGGATCCGTCATTTTCCGTGACACGAGTGAATGGATGCAAATGAGTTCACATGTGAAAAATATGATGTCAAAGATCCAAAGTTACATACAGGATATCAATACCGGTGTGAAATACTCGCTCAATGACATCATCGGGGAATCACCCGGTATGAATGAATTGAAGGACAAAGCCCAAATGATCGCGCCGAGTGATATTTCCATCCTGATCAGGGGGGAGAGCGGAACGGGTAAAGAACTGTTCGCACACAGCATCCATCAGCTGAGTGAAAGAAGCGGACAGCCTTTCATTAAAGTGAATTGTGCAGCGATCCCCGAGCAGCTCCTGGAGTCGGAGCTCTTCGGTTACGAAGAAGGAGCATTTACCGGGGCCAAAAAGGGCGGAAAGAAAGGGAAATTCCAACTTGCCCATAAGGGGACATTATTCCTTGATGAAATCGGTGATATGCCTCTTAATATGCAGGCGAAGCTTCTCAGGGTTTTACAGGAAGGGGAAGTCGAGGCAGTCGGTTCAACCCGGGTACAGAATGTGGACGTAAGGATCATTGCCGCCACGAACCGTCCGCTTGAAAAAATGATGGAAGAAAAGAGATTCCGGAGTGACCTGTATTACCGGATCAATGTCATCCCGTTTCAGATCCCTCCACTGCGTGAGCGGAAAGATGATATTGAAACCCTCGCATCCTTTTTCCTGGAGAAATCCACAAAATCCTCGGGAAAACGCATCAAGGATTTCGACCAGGAGGTGCTGCGGATTTTTCTTTCCTACAGCTGGCCGGGGAATCTCCGTGAATTGGAAAATGTCATTCATGCTTCCACCTATTTGACGAATGGAAGCACGATTTCCCTTCAGTCATTACCGACGTATATGAAGACGGGAAATATATACGGAGTGGGATCTAAAACGCTGAAAGAAATCCTGGAAGAAACGGAAAAGTCGGTTCTCACCCAGAGTCTGCAAGCCCAGCCCGATAAGCGAAAGGCTGCAAAGTCACTGGGAATCAGTAAATCCAGCATGTATGAAAAATTAAATAAGTATGGTCTTCTATAA
- a CDS encoding 3-hydroxybutyrate dehydrogenase has product MVENKVVFITGAAQGIGYQIGREFAAAGAKVVLTDLKEDAVGEASESLKAEGYEVLGLGCDVTSETELKEAIEKTVDHFGRLDVLINNAGLQHVSHIEEFPTEKFELLLKVMLTAPFVAIKNALPHMKKQGAGRIINMASINGLVGFSGKAAYNSAKHGVIGLTKVAALETAEHGITVNAVCPGYVDTPLVRNQLADLAKTRNVPFERVIEEVIYPLVPQKRLLDVKEIADYTMFLCSDAAKGITGQAVVLDGGYTVQ; this is encoded by the coding sequence ATGGTAGAAAATAAAGTGGTATTCATAACAGGGGCAGCCCAAGGGATCGGCTACCAAATCGGCAGAGAATTCGCCGCAGCTGGAGCGAAAGTCGTCCTCACGGATCTGAAGGAAGATGCTGTTGGGGAAGCTTCGGAATCTCTTAAAGCAGAAGGTTATGAGGTTCTCGGGTTGGGCTGTGACGTAACATCGGAAACAGAATTAAAAGAAGCGATCGAAAAAACGGTGGATCATTTCGGTCGGCTCGATGTCTTGATCAACAATGCAGGGCTTCAGCATGTTTCACATATCGAAGAGTTCCCTACTGAAAAATTCGAGCTGCTGTTAAAAGTCATGCTGACGGCCCCATTTGTCGCCATTAAGAATGCTCTTCCCCACATGAAGAAGCAGGGGGCGGGACGGATCATCAACATGGCGTCCATTAACGGATTGGTCGGATTTTCAGGCAAAGCCGCCTATAATTCTGCGAAACACGGAGTCATCGGCTTGACGAAAGTCGCGGCACTGGAAACGGCGGAACATGGCATCACCGTGAATGCCGTATGTCCTGGCTACGTGGATACGCCTTTGGTCCGGAATCAACTGGCGGACCTCGCGAAGACGCGCAACGTCCCTTTCGAGAGAGTGATTGAAGAAGTCATTTATCCTTTGGTGCCCCAGAAAAGACTGCTGGACGTAAAAGAAATTGCCGACTATACGATGTTC
- a CDS encoding cupin domain-containing protein, protein MKIAELKIFYFEDDGIIPNNPDLPVLIYRNALDQANEAEEVFNQNHWLNSWTNGIYDYHHYHSNAHEVLGVMQGEARVQLGGEMGEEVTVHQGDVMVLPAGTGHKKLTASPDFKVAGAYPDGDSYNVKKGSLRERPSVLIEIKNVSLPTSDPVFGDKGPLIKYWLKK, encoded by the coding sequence ATGAAAATCGCAGAACTGAAAATATTTTATTTCGAAGACGATGGAATCATCCCGAATAACCCGGACCTGCCCGTTCTCATTTACCGGAACGCACTCGATCAGGCAAATGAAGCCGAAGAGGTTTTTAATCAAAATCACTGGCTGAACAGCTGGACAAACGGCATTTACGATTATCACCATTATCACAGCAATGCCCATGAAGTTTTGGGTGTCATGCAGGGTGAGGCAAGAGTTCAATTAGGCGGGGAAATGGGCGAAGAAGTAACGGTTCATCAAGGTGATGTGATGGTCCTTCCAGCCGGGACCGGTCATAAGAAATTGACAGCAAGTCCGGACTTTAAAGTCGCCGGCGCTTATCCTGACGGGGACAGTTATAATGTAAAAAAGGGTTCATTACGCGAACGTCCCAGTGTGTTAATTGAGATCAAGAACGTTTCTCTTCCAACATCAGATCCTGTATTTGGAGATAAGGGTCCTCTGATAAAATATTGGCTCAAGAAATGA
- a CDS encoding GntP family permease, producing the protein MLSMIGLIGGLILLIFLTMRGMNILIVGPISALFVAVLSGMPLFPQLAGKGEADLVTNYMSGFTSFVAAWYLMFLLGAVFGKVMEDSGAADSVSRFVVEKLGMKYAVFAIVLACAVLTYGGVSLFVVAFSVYPMAVSLFKQADLPRRFIPAALAFGSVTFTMTSAGSPEIQNWIPIEYLNTTPYAGWEVSLIVAVFMAVFGYWWLKRMITKAVRKGEKFHAREEDPVIDEGRPLPNPFMGLIPLLVVLILAFSFHDSLKQSALIIALLGGVISAYVLNRKYFKGFWGAVSEGTVGALIAIGNTAAVVGFGGVAKAVPAFTTAVDVMTNIPGSPLIGGAIAVSVIAGMTGSASGGQAIALPILAPHYVDMGVNPEALHRVVAISSGALDSLPHNGYVVTTIRSICNESHGEAYGAVGALTVIVPLIGLALAIVLFSLGVGI; encoded by the coding sequence ATGTTAAGCATGATCGGTCTGATTGGAGGACTCATTTTATTAATCTTTTTAACGATGAGGGGCATGAACATCCTGATCGTTGGACCCATCTCGGCATTATTTGTAGCCGTGCTAAGCGGGATGCCGCTTTTTCCGCAGCTGGCGGGAAAAGGTGAAGCAGATCTCGTCACGAACTATATGTCGGGTTTCACAAGCTTTGTCGCAGCCTGGTATTTGATGTTCCTACTGGGAGCCGTGTTCGGGAAAGTGATGGAGGATAGTGGTGCAGCAGACAGTGTCTCCCGTTTTGTAGTAGAAAAATTGGGAATGAAATACGCTGTATTCGCCATCGTGTTGGCCTGTGCGGTATTGACGTACGGTGGAGTCAGCCTGTTCGTTGTTGCATTCTCCGTTTATCCTATGGCGGTCAGTCTGTTTAAACAAGCGGATCTGCCGCGCCGTTTCATTCCGGCGGCACTGGCGTTCGGTTCGGTCACGTTCACGATGACCTCAGCCGGTTCACCGGAGATCCAGAACTGGATCCCCATCGAATACTTGAACACAACACCTTATGCAGGCTGGGAGGTCAGCTTGATCGTTGCCGTATTCATGGCGGTGTTTGGGTACTGGTGGTTAAAGCGCATGATCACGAAGGCTGTGAGAAAAGGAGAGAAATTCCACGCCCGTGAAGAAGATCCGGTCATCGATGAAGGCAGACCGTTACCAAACCCGTTCATGGGATTGATCCCATTATTGGTCGTCCTCATCCTGGCTTTTTCATTCCACGATTCGTTAAAGCAGTCGGCTCTGATCATCGCCTTGCTTGGCGGGGTCATTTCCGCTTATGTATTGAATCGTAAGTATTTCAAAGGTTTCTGGGGAGCGGTTTCCGAGGGGACGGTCGGAGCGTTGATCGCCATCGGGAACACGGCGGCCGTTGTCGGTTTCGGTGGGGTGGCCAAAGCGGTTCCTGCCTTCACGACAGCAGTCGATGTCATGACGAATATTCCTGGTTCACCATTGATCGGTGGAGCCATCGCCGTCAGTGTGATTGCCGGTATGACAGGTTCGGCTTCGGGTGGTCAGGCGATTGCCCTGCCGATCCTTGCACCGCACTACGTCGATATGGGTGTGAATCCAGAAGCCCTTCACCGGGTAGTGGCGATATCTTCAGGAGCACTGGACTCACTGCCGCATAATGGATACGTCGTGACGACGATCCGCTCGATCTGTAATGAATCACACGGAGAAGCGTATGGCGCTGTCGGAGCATTGACGGTCATCGTCCCGCTAATCGGATTGGCACTTGCGATCGTATTATTCAGCTTGGGAGTGGGGATTTAA